The genomic DNA GTCGCAGTATCATCCGCTTCCAGCGTACTCTTCCCTTTCGGGTCCCCCAACACCCTCGGAGTCGGTGCTCTCTGTTACGTTTCCTTCGCAATGATCGCTCCACATGTCACCATGGGAGAGATGCTGATCACAATGGAGACGGACCTTGAGCAGGCCGAATTGATCCTGCTATGGGGAGCCAATCCGGCCACAGACTCCCCTCCCCTCGCCCATCTCCAGATCATAAAGGCAAAAGAACGGGGCGCGAGGGTGATCTCCATCGACCCCCGCCGCGCAGGCACCGCCGTTGAAGCAGATGCCCGCTGGGTTCCGATACGGCCCGGGACAGATGGAGCCCTAGCCCTGGGAATGATCCAGGTACTCATCGAAGAAGAACTCTACGATGAGAAGTTCGCCGGTGACTGGACGGTCGGTTTCGAGGAGTTGGCCACGTACGTGCAGCATTTTCGCCCTGAAACGGTGGAACGTATAACCGGGGTCGCCGCAGAGACCGTTCGGGAACTGGCCCGTTTGGTGGCCACCAGGCGCGGTGTCTGTCCGGTGATGTATACGGGCCTGGAATACTCCGACAGCGGCGTCCAGGCGATACGCGCCGTCTTTACCCTGTTCGCACTTGCAGGGCAGCTTGACGTTCCGGGAGGACTGCTTTTCCGGATGAAGGAGAATACATTCCCCCAGAACCGGACCCGCCTCGTGCCTAACCCCGACATCAGGAAGGCGCTCGGCCGAGACCGCTTCCCCCTCTACAGCGCCTACCGGGAAGAATCTCATGCCATAGCTCTTCCAGATGCAGTGCTTCGCGGCAAGCCATATCCGGTGCGGTCATTGATCATACTTGGAGGATCAATCTGCACCGCATGGCCTCAGCCGCGTGTTTGGTGCAAAACCCTTGAAGCGCTCGATTTCCTCGTAGTGATCGACCGGTACCCTACAGCGGATTCGGCGTATGCCGATATCGTGCTGCCTGCAGCCACCGGATTCGAAATCACCTCCTATATGCGATTCGGACCGCTCTTCAAGATCCGCGAACCACTGGTCCCACCGCAAGGGGAAGCACGCAGCGACTTCCAGATCTTGGCCGGCCTGGCGCAGCACCTTGGATATGGGCACATGTACCCACGGAACGAGGAGGAACTTCTCGCCTTTGCCCTTGAAGGGAGCGGCTTCACACTGGAGGAGGTACGAAACGCCGGTGGAGAAATCCAGCTTCCCACTGCCATGATGCAGTACCGGAAATGGGAAAAGGGGCTGCTGCGTCCCGACGGCAAGCCGGGGTTCGACACGCCCAGCGGCAAATTCGAGATAGCTTCTTCCATTCTGGCCGAATACGGGTACGACCCGCTCCCGGTGTATTCAGAGCCGGCGGAGGGCCCCCTCGCCGCTCCCGAAACGGCACTCACCTTCCCCTTGGTATTTAATTCGGGAGCCCGCACCCACTACGATTTCAGGAGCCAGCATCATGGGGTGCCCCCTTTGGCCGCTCACCACCCCGAGCCGATCCTGACGATCAACACGCATGATGCCGCGAGCCGAAACATCTCCGACGGAGATCGTATCCGCGTCAAAACTCCACGGGGAGAAGCCGTCTTCACCGCATTTACTACATCCGGCATCGTCCGGGGTGCCGTAGACGCCGCCATGGGTGGGGGAGGCCCCCTGGGTAATGAAGCATGGCGAACGTGCAACGTGAATGAACTCACGGACCTCGGCAGATTCGACCCCATATCGGGGTTCCCGATCTACAAGGCGCTCCTGTGCCAGGTGGAAAAGATTACTGAAGATAGAGTCATGGAACGCTTGAATCCTCCCGTGGAAGAAGAGCGCAAGGAGGCGCGGGTGCGGGTGCAAGCGATGCGGCAGATCTACCTTGACCACAACGCCACGACCCCCGTTGCCCCGGAAGTTCTTGAAGCCATGCTCCCCTACCTCACCGACTGTTGCGGCAATCCTTCGAGCATCCATAGCTCGGGAATACGGGCGCGGGATGCGGTGGAAGCGGCGCGGCGCATCATTGCTCAGGCACTCAACTGCACCGCCCGCCGGATTGTCTTCACCGGTAGCGGCTCGGAGGGGAACAGCCTCGCCATTCTCGGCGCCACCAGAGGTTCGAACAGTAGCCGCCGTCACCTCGTCACCAGTTCCATCGAGCACCCGGCAGTGCTTGCCCCCTTCCGGCTGCTGGAAAGAAGCGGATACGATCTTACTCTCCTGCCGGCTACACGTGAAGGACTGGTAGCACCAGAAGAACTGGCCCGTGCGATACGTCCCGACACACTCCTCGTCTCAGTAATGCTCGCTAACAACGAAACGGGAGCGGTTCAACCGATAGGGGAATTGGCCTGCATTGCCCATAGTGCAGGTGCGCTCTTTCATTGCGACGCAGTGCAGGCATTCGGGAGAATCGATGTGGATGTCGCGGCCCTGGGGGTCGACCTGCTGACGGTATCGGCCCACAAGCTCCATGGGCCGAAGGGAGTCGGAGCGCTGTTTTCCCGCCGTGAAGTGTCTCTGGTGCCGATTGTCGCAGGGGGG from Geobacter sp. DSM 9736 includes the following:
- a CDS encoding IscS subfamily cysteine desulfurase, whose translation is MKMNAREQRSGLCGICPAGCFVTVTVEHDRLVAIEPQADHPFGMICRIGRHAPEIVHDPNRLLHPMRRTGPKSAGSFEKISWDDAYAIITENLMKTREQYGPEGAAIYTGRGSFDMALCDVFQPAGVAVSSASSVLFPFGSPNTLGVGALCYVSFAMIAPHVTMGEMLITMETDLEQAELILLWGANPATDSPPLAHLQIIKAKERGARVISIDPRRAGTAVEADARWVPIRPGTDGALALGMIQVLIEEELYDEKFAGDWTVGFEELATYVQHFRPETVERITGVAAETVRELARLVATRRGVCPVMYTGLEYSDSGVQAIRAVFTLFALAGQLDVPGGLLFRMKENTFPQNRTRLVPNPDIRKALGRDRFPLYSAYREESHAIALPDAVLRGKPYPVRSLIILGGSICTAWPQPRVWCKTLEALDFLVVIDRYPTADSAYADIVLPAATGFEITSYMRFGPLFKIREPLVPPQGEARSDFQILAGLAQHLGYGHMYPRNEEELLAFALEGSGFTLEEVRNAGGEIQLPTAMMQYRKWEKGLLRPDGKPGFDTPSGKFEIASSILAEYGYDPLPVYSEPAEGPLAAPETALTFPLVFNSGARTHYDFRSQHHGVPPLAAHHPEPILTINTHDAASRNISDGDRIRVKTPRGEAVFTAFTTSGIVRGAVDAAMGGGGPLGNEAWRTCNVNELTDLGRFDPISGFPIYKALLCQVEKITEDRVMERLNPPVEEERKEARVRVQAMRQIYLDHNATTPVAPEVLEAMLPYLTDCCGNPSSIHSSGIRARDAVEAARRIIAQALNCTARRIVFTGSGSEGNSLAILGATRGSNSSRRHLVTSSIEHPAVLAPFRLLERSGYDLTLLPATREGLVAPEELARAIRPDTLLVSVMLANNETGAVQPIGELACIAHSAGALFHCDAVQAFGRIDVDVAALGVDLLTVSAHKLHGPKGVGALFSRREVSLVPIVAGGGQEEGLRAGTENVAGIAGFGTAVEMAMERLHRQEGKRLIQLRDRLEEEIRTLVPGARRNGPRDLRLPNTLNMHLPEIRGESLVLMLDRKGICLSAGSACKSGNPDPSHALLAMGLTPAEAHCSIRLSLGYGTCEEDIHRAIVAFSEVMSEASSMVRFMACR